Part of the Candidatus Zixiibacteriota bacterium genome, ATATCAATCTCAGCCGGATAATGAGCTTCTACTAAACTTACTTCGGACCTGCTTCGAACAACTCAAGCAGTACGAAAAAGTCGAACTACTCGTTCGCAGGCTCGCCGAAAGTCAGCCGGATAATTACAGCCATCGGCTGTACCTGGCTGAACTACTCGTGCGGATGAATCGGTACCAGGACGCGCTGGTGGAGTACGAGCGGGTCGACCAACTGCTGGAGAAGGCCGGCCCCGCCGGTACGATTGTCCTGATCCGCAGCCTGATCAACGGCGGGCTCGACAGCGCCGCCTTTGTCCGTCTCGAACGGGCGCGGGCCGAATCGGGGGATCCGTCGCTGTTTGCCCTGGAACGGGGCAGCCTCTTCGAGCGCCGCCAGCGGTACCGCGAGGCGGTGCAGGAATACCTGCCGGTCCTGGTGCGGGAGGACAGCCCGGACTCTGACCAGGCCGAGCGGCGTCTGCTAGCGCTCCTAGATTTTGAAACTTCGTCGAGACCGGTCGAGAACATCCTGAGATCGGTCGCCGACAGCGCCGCCGGCGTGCGAATCATGAGGCTGCTGGCCGATCACTATCTCAAAGCCGGCAGGTATGACGAAGCCTTTTCGTATTCGCTGCGGCAGGATTCGCTCGAGGGCGGCTCCGGTATCACCCTGATGACTTTCGCCCGCCAATGCCAGGAGCGGCGTATCTGGCCCCAGGCGGTGCGCATGACCGAGATTATCCTGCAGCGGCATCCCGAAGAGCGGTTTACCGCTGAGGCGTCGTTCACGTGTGCCCGCGCTCTGGCGGAGCTGGGACGTATCGACGAAGCCGCGCAGGTCTACACCCAACTGGCCACCCAGGCGCCCGATTCGCAGACCAGGGGCGATGCGGTTTACGGCCTCGGCGTGCTTTCGTCGGAGTTTCTGCACAACTACGACCAGGCGCTCATCTACTACGATTCTGTGGTCAACTTCTATCCGCGCGGCAGAGGTCTCTTGATGGCGAGCAAGGCGGCGCCGCTGTGCCATCTGCGCATGGGGCGTCTGTCGGAGGCCCGCAACCTGCTTGCGAACCTAATGCAGCAG contains:
- a CDS encoding tetratricopeptide repeat protein produces the protein MRQVAAIAIAALGVVLIGATPGSAQEVKSPFEGKQIIGFQPTSEDKVTLARKLIGAQRFQEAADLLEGQYQSQPDNELLLNLLRTCFEQLKQYEKVELLVRRLAESQPDNYSHRLYLAELLVRMNRYQDALVEYERVDQLLEKAGPAGTIVLIRSLINGGLDSAAFVRLERARAESGDPSLFALERGSLFERRQRYREAVQEYLPVLVREDSPDSDQAERRLLALLDFETSSRPVENILRSVADSAAGVRIMRLLADHYLKAGRYDEAFSYSLRQDSLEGGSGITLMTFARQCQERRIWPQAVRMTEIILQRHPEERFTAEASFTCARALAELGRIDEAAQVYTQLATQAPDSQTRGDAVYGLGVLSSEFLHNYDQALIYYDSVVNFYPRGRGLLMASKAAPLCHLRMGRLSEARNLLANLMQQRLPDQIREEVTYLTGLVEYFDKKYDTAETIFRKLMVDFPGGFYVNDALGLVLALGEAGGAGTALDDLSGAMFALFRRDPDSARQRFQAIADYQPPLLGDLALYQLVELELQTADSTAALGAIDRLDKEHPDSYYRPLGLKLKADILVASGRDLKQGMELYRYLLENCSEYPFVREVREKLRELDSRLPVG